In Candidatus Kryptoniota bacterium, the sequence GATGATTCGCGTCGATGCAGCGATTACTCCGGCGGCGGCGGAATACATCGTGAACTCGATCTCCGACGCGGAAAAAGGGAACGTTTCGGCTCTGGTGATTGAATTGAATACGCCGGGCGGGCTGCTGGAATCCACCAGGAAAATAGTCCAGGGAATCCTGGGATCATCAGTGCCCGTGATTGTGTATGTTGCTCCGAGCGGCTCACGGGCGGGTTCGGCAGGTGTGTTTATTACTCTGTCTGCAAATATTGCAGCCATGGCGCCTGGAACAAACATTGGCGCCGCTCACCCCGTCGGCACCGGGAGCGAAGACACGTCATCGGTGATGTTCGAGAAGATCACGAACGACGCGGCAGCTTTTGTCCGGGCGATTGCCGAAAAAAGACACCGGAATGTCTCCTGGGCTGAGAATGCGGTAAGGCGGAGCATCTCGAATTCTGAGACTGAGGCGCTCAAAGATGGCGTTATCGATCTTGTCTCCCCGAATCTCGATTCCCTTCTCCATGAGATCAACGGCGAGACGGTGGAGACAAGCGCGGGAAAAGTCGTCCTCTCCACAGAGAATGCCAGAATCCAATTTGTGCCCATGAACTGGCGCGAGCAGTTTCTGGGGATCATCAGCGACCCGAATATCACGTATATCCTGATGATGGTCGGGATTTTCGGGATAATGTTCGAACTCTTCAATCCCGGATCGATACTCCCCGGTGTCGTCGGCGCGATCTCGCTCATACTGGCGTTCTACGCTTTTCAAACCCTCCCAATTAATTTTGCCGGTCTTGCCCTGATTGTTCTCTCGATTATCCTTTTCGTCGCGGAAATAAAAATAGTGACTCACGGCTTGCTGGCAATCGGCGGGGTCATCTCGCTCTTCCTGGGCTCGATCATGCTCATAAGTTCGCCGTTCGAACTGGTCAGCATCTCGCTGACGGTGATTATCACAACTGTCGTTGTAGCTGCAGCTTTCTTCCTGGGTATTGTTGGTGTCGGATTAAAAGCTCAGAGACGCAAGCCGACAACTGGAGTTGAGGGGTTGGTAGGAGAGAAAGGCCTCGCTATGACCGACTTGAGTCCTGGAACCGTCGGACAGGTCAGTGTTCACGGAGAGATATGGAAAGCTACGTCGGATGAAAACGTGAAATCAGGGGAGTCAATCATCGTAGAATCCTGCGTCGAACTGGTTCTGAAAGTCAAACAATCAAAGTAGAGGATTATATGGCTACACCGATCTTGACCATTATAGTAATTTTCGCGGTGTTCTTTCTCGCCAGCGCAATACGCGTCTTGAGAGAGTATGAACGCGCAGTCATCTTCAGACTTGGACGACTCATCGGGGCGAAAGGCCCGGGTCTGATTATACTTGTTCCCATTGTCGACAGGATGGTACGTGTGAGCCTGAGGACGATTGCAATGGACGTCCCGCCGCAAGATATCATTACACGCGACAACGTCAGCATCAAAGTAAGCGCGGTGATCTACTTCAGGGTTCTGGACGCCAACAAGGCGGTCGTCGAAGTGGAGGACTATTTATTTGCCACGAGCCAGATGTCTCAGACCACACTGAGAAGTATTCTGGGACAATCTGAGTTGGACGAGCTTCTTGCGGAGCGCGATAAGATCAACAAGGAACTTCAGGGAATCATTGACAGTCATACCGAGCCTTGGGGCATAAAGGTGTCGAATGTAGAGGTGAAACAAATCGACCTTCCGCAGGAAATGCAAAGAGCTATGGCGAAGCAGGCGGAGGCTGAGAGGGAACGCCGTTCAAAAGTTATAGCCGCAGAAGGAGAATTCCAGGCGTCTCAGCGTTTGGCGGATGCAGCAAAGATACTGAGCGAACAGCCGAGCGCTCTTACGTTGCGATATCTCCAGACCCTCCGTGAAATTGCGACTGAGAACAATTCAACGACAATATTCCCGGTCCCAATTGATTTGTTGACGCCATTCTTGGAAAAGGGTCTCGGAGTGAAGAAGTAGTCGGACGAGCTGACTTGCTCTGATCTGCGAAAAGAAAAAGCCCCGCACGAGCGGGGCTTTTTGTTCATCCACCGATTTCAAAACCTAACTATCAGCTCCAGCTTCCTGAGTTTGTCTCGCCAGTGGTGGGATCAAAGGACGTCCATGTGCCTGATCCAGTTGAGGTCCATTTTACGTCTAGCACCTGAACAGCTCCTGATGCCGGGCCTTCGTATACCACCAGTTCTCCGCTCTTGTCCGTATTGTTAGTGAACACTTGCTTGGCGACCTGAGCGCCGGTGGTGTCGTTGACAATGATGGTCCCGGTCAGGGTCCCAGTGGAACCTGTCGACCAGGTCACCGCGTATGCCGCTATGGTGGAATTGACATAGTAGAGTGTCCAGCTCCCTGATTTGCCGTCAGTGGTCTCAGACCCGTTCAGAACAGTCCAGTTGCTGAACGTTTCGCTCGACCCACTGCTGGTGAGGGTTCCATTGTAAACAAGCTTCCAATCGTACCCGTTACTACTCGAAGTGGCGGACCAGGTAGCCGTGAATCCTTGAATCGCCGCGTACGTCCAGGTCCAGGTATTGCCGGATTGAGTTCCGCCGTTGGCTGTGTAAAATCCAAGGTATCCGGTTACGTATGCATTGAATAAGCTGGCATAACTTTTTGCTGTTACGGCTCCTTGGCTCGTGTCTGCACTTGCGGAAGTTGAGGTCGGGCCGGCGAATGTGGGTGCCTTTAGGACCGGCGCAGTTCCGGAAGGGCTGGTACTCTTTGAGCAACCTACCAGAAGAAGGCCGGCTATAATTGCCGTGCCGACTCCCGCTACGAATTTTGACATTTAATTACCTCCTCTTATTTTGAATGTGTTATTAGTTGTCCATGCCACAAATTTCCGATAAGCTAACCTGTCTTAGGGACATAGGCAAGCGGAATCTGCCACGTCCCACGATTACCACTAACAGCAAAAATCAACGAAAAGTTGCCTTCGATAGTGCCTTAAGCTAAATTCTGATCGGAGGTTAGTCTATGAAATGGATGCTTTGGCTCCTCATGTTCGGGTTGTCCTGGACTGTCTCAGCCCAGGAAATCGAGAGCACTGTTACCATAAACTCAGACGCGCTGCCGAGCGGAACCGATAAAGACAACATAGCAAATCTAGCCCGCGATCTCCAGAATTACATCAACAGCTACAGGTGGACCGGCGAGGAATTCAAAGGGCCCAAGATCAAAGTCACGCTTTCAATCCAGCTCCAGACGGCCTCCAACGGGGTATACACTGCGCAAGCATTCGTCGCAAGCCAACGTCCGATCTTCAAGTCGAACGACATGTCTCCGATGGTCAGAATTCTGGATAACGCATGGCAGTTCAATTATGCCAAAGATCAGTCGTTATATCACGATGAGTTTCATTTCAACGCGCTCACTGGATTCGTAGATTATTATATGTATGTCGTTCTCGGATTTGATTACGATTCGTATGATCCGTTGGGAGGGAGCAAGTTCTTTCAGCGCGCCTCCAACATAGTGGCACAGGGACAGAATGGCGATTATCCGACAGGCTGGCAACCCGGAGGTTCCGGAACTTACTCGCGGAATGCTCTCGCCGCCGACGTGCTGTCGGGAAAATATGAAGAGTTCAGGAAAGCATTTTGTGATTACGAATACAACGGAATAGATCTTCTTTCCACTCAAAAGGATACGGCTCAGGCCGCATTAGCCGCGGCATTAAATAAAATCGCTGATGTTGTAATCCAGAACGGATCCCGCAGCGCACTGGCGAAAGTCTTCTTTGACGCGAAGTATTCCGAAATTGCAGATGCTTTAAGAGATTATCCGGATAAGGGAATACTTCAAAAACTTTCGGTTGCGGACCAATCACATCAGAGTACTTACCTGAAATACGTGAACTGATCCGCGTCAAGGTCAAACTTTAATCTCGGTCGGCGGAATCTGCCGCCTGTCACAAAGGGCATTGTGATATGTCAAACGCTGGTCGTGCATCGTGGGTAACTCTTTTCGTAGCTATCGTTTTGTGTCTTCCTACCGAATCGCGTGCAGGCTTTGAAAGGAGATTCGCCGGTGCGAGGTCACTTGGAACCGGCGGGGCGCTGTGTTCGGTGGGAGAAGATCCGTGGTCGTTCTATTTCAATCCGGCACGCGCTGCCCAGATCAGGGAATTGAACATCTTTTATGTCCCCTCCGTCCTTGGTGTCGAGGAAGTGAAGGCCACCGGCCTGGCCTACCGCGACTATTTAGGAAATGTTGATATCGGTGCCTCTGCGCAGACTTTCGGATTCGATCTGTACAGGGAATCTGTCTTCAGCCTTAACGTGTCAATGCCGGTTTACGAATTTTTGTTTGTGGGAATGAACCTAAATGGAAATCACCTATACATCGACGGGTACGGTACTGATTTCTCCGTCAGCGTTGACGCCGGTGCACGAATGTTCTTGTCAGACCACTTTTCCTTTGCCTTCGGCGCGACGAATGTAAATTCCGCGTCGATGACCCTGTCGAATGACAGACTGCCTCAAACTTTTTCGGCTGGAATTGCGTTCCAGTCCGGCCAGCTTAATGTCGGGATCGAGTATTTCAAAGAGCTCGGCTTTCCCTCATCTGCAAGAATAGCCGCGGAGTACTCCCCGACAAAATTCCTTATACTCCGGTGCGGCTCAGCCAGCGGGATGAATACTTTCAACGCAGGAGTCTCTCTGAAGTTTCTATCTTTCGAATTCGAGTATGGAGCCGCTTTTCATCAAGTGCTGGGGACGACTCACTCGTTCGGTTTGTCCATCAGATTGCAGGACGTCTTCGGCTCCGAATTCGAAAAGATTCTTGACCGGAGGAAGATATTAAGGGGTGAATGAAACGTCCGCTGGTTTTCATTCTCGTCTCTTTCCTTCAAGCTGCGGCGATCGCCCAAACAGGGGAAGACGAGATAAAGATGGAGAACTTACAAGAGTCGCTTCAATCGGCAAAGGTAGACGCGGATGAGCGAGATGAAGAGTTCAACCTAAATACTATCTCCGAGCCCGAACTTCTATCGATTCCATCCATGACCCGGCAATTTGCTCGTGCAATAATCAGCTACCGGGTAAGCAACGGTCCCATCCGGTCATTTGATGAGCTGAGGGCGCTTGAGGGTTCAACGCCGGACTTGATCTCCATGTTGCGACAACACGCTAAGATCGCTTTGTACAATGGTCCAACGACCGAGCTTTCAACGTATGCCGCTTTCTCGCCCGAAAAGATTGCGATTTATCGTGACGCGGATGGCGAGAGCGGCTTCAGAAATTTTCAGAAGTTCGGGATCAAATATGGGAACATCGAAGCGTATAGTGTCACGGACAAGGATGCGGGAGAGAGAGATTACCTCGATTTCTTCTCCGCATCGGTTCTTGTCCGGAATGTTCTCTGCTTTTCGGCGTTCGATGTGGGAGACTACACACTGAGCCTGGGAAACGGGATGCTTTTTTCCAAACCCGGGATGGCTACGAAGTCATTCGAACCGGTATCGCCGCTTTTTGAAGGAGAGCCTTACTCACTCAAGCCATACTGGTCGCGATCGGAAAATGGTTTCCTCAGGGGCGCTGCAGTTGAAATGCCGTCAGGCGATTTTGATTTTACATGCTTTGTTTCGAGAAAAAGCCTAAGCGCCTCATTCGACACCAGCGGCAGAGTCTCGTCGATTGATTACACTGGATTGTCCACGGCCACGTCAGGAAATGGAACCGAAAGGAAACTTGGCGAATCAGTTTACGGCGGTATAGCCGGATTTAACTCGGGCTTGACATACTGTGGAATGGCAGCGGCATATTTCGATTATGATCACCCATTTCAAAACTATTACAGAGAGAGGAATCTCGACCTTGAGATGTATCTGCGGTCGCAGTTCGATAACGCAGAGATTTCAGGTGAAGTAGTATCGGCCAGGACGACATCATTCACAGCGAACCTAGACCTTGATTATCAGGACGCGGAGTTTTGCGTCGGCTTGCGGAATCTGAGAATGGAGATTGCCCCGGTCTATGCCGGTGTCATATCCGAGACTTACCCGCTGTCTCCGGAGGAGGGAATATATCTTGGGACCACGTTACGTCCCGTCAAGCATGTCAAGATCGGATTTTATTATGATCGATTCCGCCTGATTTCTCTGTCGGGCAAACCCGATCGGAACGGCGAAGAGATACTTGCTGAATCATACATC encodes:
- a CDS encoding helix-hairpin-helix domain-containing protein; the protein is MKRPLVFILVSFLQAAAIAQTGEDEIKMENLQESLQSAKVDADERDEEFNLNTISEPELLSIPSMTRQFARAIISYRVSNGPIRSFDELRALEGSTPDLISMLRQHAKIALYNGPTTELSTYAAFSPEKIAIYRDADGESGFRNFQKFGIKYGNIEAYSVTDKDAGERDYLDFFSASVLVRNVLCFSAFDVGDYTLSLGNGMLFSKPGMATKSFEPVSPLFEGEPYSLKPYWSRSENGFLRGAAVEMPSGDFDFTCFVSRKSLSASFDTSGRVSSIDYTGLSTATSGNGTERKLGESVYGGIAGFNSGLTYCGMAAAYFDYDHPFQNYYRERNLDLEMYLRSQFDNAEISGEVVSARTTSFTANLDLDYQDAEFCVGLRNLRMEIAPVYAGVISETYPLSPEEGIYLGTTLRPVKHVKIGFYYDRFRLISLSGKPDRNGEEILAESYINLSERDLLDGGTLYFRYRYKSKEDYYLIVDDLPAAQSTMEGSNQSVRIEIADRFSASYSAKLRFDKIFVSSGESGEMLLLTTDFSSAPLKITSAISVYRTDSYLSGIYVSEKDLPGVSQLVVLYGDGARMSLLALYSVSRAVSVSCKLSRDVFNAKREVSLGKISNFFPALTYVGFELSFKFR
- a CDS encoding slipin family protein; this encodes MATPILTIIVIFAVFFLASAIRVLREYERAVIFRLGRLIGAKGPGLIILVPIVDRMVRVSLRTIAMDVPPQDIITRDNVSIKVSAVIYFRVLDANKAVVEVEDYLFATSQMSQTTLRSILGQSELDELLAERDKINKELQGIIDSHTEPWGIKVSNVEVKQIDLPQEMQRAMAKQAEAERERRSKVIAAEGEFQASQRLADAAKILSEQPSALTLRYLQTLREIATENNSTTIFPVPIDLLTPFLEKGLGVKK
- a CDS encoding DUF4835 family protein; amino-acid sequence: MKWMLWLLMFGLSWTVSAQEIESTVTINSDALPSGTDKDNIANLARDLQNYINSYRWTGEEFKGPKIKVTLSIQLQTASNGVYTAQAFVASQRPIFKSNDMSPMVRILDNAWQFNYAKDQSLYHDEFHFNALTGFVDYYMYVVLGFDYDSYDPLGGSKFFQRASNIVAQGQNGDYPTGWQPGGSGTYSRNALAADVLSGKYEEFRKAFCDYEYNGIDLLSTQKDTAQAALAAALNKIADVVIQNGSRSALAKVFFDAKYSEIADALRDYPDKGILQKLSVADQSHQSTYLKYVN
- a CDS encoding nodulation protein NfeD, which produces MKTIAALVILLVGLGKADSREKVVMMIRVDAAITPAAAEYIVNSISDAEKGNVSALVIELNTPGGLLESTRKIVQGILGSSVPVIVYVAPSGSRAGSAGVFITLSANIAAMAPGTNIGAAHPVGTGSEDTSSVMFEKITNDAAAFVRAIAEKRHRNVSWAENAVRRSISNSETEALKDGVIDLVSPNLDSLLHEINGETVETSAGKVVLSTENARIQFVPMNWREQFLGIISDPNITYILMMVGIFGIMFELFNPGSILPGVVGAISLILAFYAFQTLPINFAGLALIVLSIILFVAEIKIVTHGLLAIGGVISLFLGSIMLISSPFELVSISLTVIITTVVVAAAFFLGIVGVGLKAQRRKPTTGVEGLVGEKGLAMTDLSPGTVGQVSVHGEIWKATSDENVKSGESIIVESCVELVLKVKQSK